A stretch of Treponema vincentii F0403 DNA encodes these proteins:
- a CDS encoding DUF6364 family protein, with translation MQAKLTLKMDKNIIDSMKCYAANNNKSLSRLVEDFFKASIKETKDMISISPLVKELTGIINEKDLESNGYIDYLEKKYD, from the coding sequence ATGCAAGCAAAATTAACGTTAAAAATGGATAAAAATATTATCGATTCGATGAAATGCTATGCGGCAAACAATAATAAAAGTCTTTCCCGGCTAGTTGAAGACTTTTTCAAAGCCTCTATCAAAGAAACAAAAGATATGATTAGTATTTCTCCTCTTGTAAAAGAATTAACAGGAATTATCAACGAAAAAGATTTAGAAAGTAACGGTTATATCGACTATTTGGAAAAAAAATATGACTAA
- a CDS encoding type II toxin-antitoxin system VapC family toxin — protein MTKKIFVDSDIVLDVLCKRDPYYEYAAKVFSLADMKKLTVYTTSLVVANVYYILRKAIGIEKSKEALRKLRLLVKIISVEEREVDLALNSSFSDFEDALQYYTAVKHGMETLLTRNIKDYKERDLIIQTPEQFIKGITSAAT, from the coding sequence ATGACTAAAAAAATTTTTGTCGACTCGGATATCGTTTTAGATGTTCTGTGTAAAAGAGACCCTTACTATGAATATGCGGCAAAAGTTTTTTCATTAGCCGATATGAAAAAGCTGACCGTATATACTACTTCTTTGGTAGTTGCAAATGTCTATTATATTTTGCGCAAGGCAATAGGGATAGAAAAATCGAAAGAAGCATTACGGAAACTACGGCTTTTAGTAAAAATTATTTCGGTAGAGGAACGAGAAGTTGATTTAGCGCTCAATTCATCCTTTTCTGATTTTGAAGATGCACTACAATATTATACTGCAGTCAAGCATGGTATGGAGACCTTACTGACACGGAATATAAAAGACTATAAAGAAAGAGATTTGATCATACAAACCCCTGAACAATTTATAAAAGGTATAACTTCGGCTGCTACATAA
- the vapC gene encoding type II toxin-antitoxin system tRNA(fMet)-specific endonuclease VapC produces the protein MYFVDSNTCIYFMNGKFPSIREKFLSISPKNIKISSVVKGELLLGAFKSRTREATTEKVEKFLKPFEIVDFTDKMSYDYAEIRKDLEFAGTPIGANDLLIAATVLHENAILITHNVDEFSRVNGLKIEDWVEDNTYPPFQH, from the coding sequence ATGTATTTTGTAGACTCAAACACATGCATTTACTTTATGAATGGAAAGTTTCCGTCTATTCGAGAAAAATTTTTATCAATTTCACCAAAAAATATAAAAATTTCTTCAGTAGTAAAAGGAGAGCTTTTACTGGGTGCATTTAAAAGCCGGACAAGAGAGGCCACTACGGAGAAAGTAGAAAAATTTTTAAAGCCGTTTGAAATTGTAGACTTTACAGATAAAATGTCTTACGATTACGCAGAAATCCGAAAAGATTTGGAGTTTGCAGGTACACCAATAGGCGCAAATGATTTGCTTATAGCTGCGACCGTGCTGCATGAAAACGCGATTCTTATTACTCACAATGTAGATGAATTCTCAAGAGTAAACGGTTTAAAAATTGAAGATTGGGTAGAAGATAACACCTACCCCCCGTTTCAACACTGA
- the rny gene encoding ribonuclease Y — protein sequence MSGIMMVIVCIALVIIGLILGWTIRWLYARFQLSASEQRAERVLQEAIKEAEAQKKDILLEAKEQLIRERNQQERENRERRSDLQRMERRLTQKEEQLDKRLELAEKNEKQLVERKDALDEREKVLDGEEERYKEELERISGLTQAQAKDLIIQSLANEAKKDAQVLINRIEEEANLTAEKKARDILVTTIQRLTTETTSDITVSTVSLPSDEMKGRIIGREGRNIRALETLTGVDIIIDDTPEAVVISCFDPVRKEIARIALERLILDGRIHPARIEEIVQKVTREISQTVYEEGEKVLFDLGIHDMGQEMVRALGRLHFRTSYGQNVLQHSKEVAILAGTLAAEIGANVEIAKRGGLLHDIGKGAEADSDKNHAEVGMEMTRKMSLDPRIVNAVGSHHNDIEPSCVESILVQIADAISAARPGARRETMDNYVRRLENLEAIAEGFPGVEKAYAIQAGRELRVLVNNEKIPDQEVKSLGRDIAKKIENDLKYPGRIRVTLIRETRIIEYAR from the coding sequence ATGTCAGGAATCATGATGGTGATCGTGTGTATTGCTCTCGTAATTATCGGTTTAATTCTTGGATGGACGATTCGCTGGCTGTATGCCAGATTTCAACTATCTGCTTCTGAACAGCGTGCAGAGCGGGTTTTACAGGAGGCTATAAAAGAGGCTGAAGCTCAAAAGAAGGATATTCTTCTTGAGGCAAAAGAACAACTTATTCGGGAAAGAAATCAACAAGAACGAGAGAACCGCGAACGGAGAAGCGACCTTCAACGGATGGAACGCCGCTTAACCCAAAAAGAAGAACAGCTGGATAAACGGCTGGAATTGGCAGAAAAAAATGAAAAGCAACTCGTTGAGCGGAAGGATGCGCTTGACGAACGTGAAAAAGTCTTGGATGGGGAGGAAGAACGGTATAAGGAAGAGCTGGAGCGGATTTCCGGTTTAACACAGGCTCAGGCCAAGGATTTGATTATCCAGAGCCTTGCAAATGAGGCGAAGAAGGACGCGCAGGTTCTTATCAATAGAATAGAAGAAGAAGCGAACCTTACCGCTGAAAAAAAAGCGCGTGATATTTTGGTTACGACCATTCAGCGGCTGACTACGGAAACGACCAGCGATATAACCGTTTCTACGGTCAGTTTGCCGAGCGATGAAATGAAGGGACGGATTATCGGGCGGGAAGGACGCAATATACGCGCTTTGGAAACCTTAACCGGCGTGGATATTATTATCGACGATACGCCCGAAGCAGTCGTTATTTCCTGTTTTGATCCGGTACGGAAGGAAATTGCCCGTATTGCATTGGAACGGCTTATTCTGGACGGACGGATACATCCCGCACGGATTGAAGAAATCGTACAGAAGGTTACGAGGGAAATTTCGCAGACCGTGTACGAGGAAGGGGAGAAGGTGCTCTTTGACCTCGGCATCCACGATATGGGACAGGAGATGGTTCGTGCGCTCGGCCGTCTGCATTTTAGAACGAGTTACGGGCAGAATGTGCTGCAGCATTCCAAAGAGGTTGCTATTTTAGCAGGTACGCTTGCTGCGGAAATCGGTGCAAATGTGGAAATAGCAAAACGAGGCGGCTTACTGCACGATATCGGTAAGGGAGCCGAAGCGGATTCCGATAAGAACCATGCCGAGGTTGGTATGGAGATGACACGGAAGATGAGTCTCGATCCGCGTATCGTAAATGCGGTCGGTTCGCACCATAACGATATAGAGCCTTCTTGCGTGGAATCCATATTGGTGCAGATTGCCGATGCAATTTCCGCCGCACGGCCGGGTGCACGCCGCGAAACGATGGATAACTATGTCCGCCGGCTTGAGAACCTTGAGGCAATTGCGGAAGGTTTCCCGGGCGTTGAAAAAGCTTATGCAATCCAAGCAGGCCGCGAGTTGCGGGTATTAGTAAACAATGAAAAGATACCCGATCAAGAAGTAAAATCCTTGGGAAGGGATATTGCGAAAAAGATTGAAAACGATCTGAAATATCCCGGCCGTATCCGCGTAACGCTTATCCGCGAAACACGTATTATCGAATACGCACGGTAG
- a CDS encoding Mbeg1-like protein, whose product MANLSDYVQWRGDLSFEVRPFNKIDALVLCQLSYLNFSGIIPEQFNGGITLGEAARIYAADSTRGTPEEFGVFINPLTADLLKAAAETERFGSILLKGFVNEVNRTTNKQFAALTAVLPTGDVCIVYRGTDDSLIGWKEDCLLCLQDAVPSHSAAVQYLSAAASAVACGAEKLSIAGHSKGGNLALYAAGSAAASIRERIERIFCFDGPGFAFDIKQWDGFQAILPKTASFIPQSSVVGVLLSYFPYYTVIESSEANTLWQHDAFSWQIKRDEFVTHQEGRTKESYFAEKAVQTWLSRLDDTERKEFITTLFEVMFGTGAETLSELTANGLAHSLHILQELHTVDSERRKELFAVIKSFFGAVYTHFPYP is encoded by the coding sequence ATGGCAAACCTTTCCGATTATGTACAGTGGCGCGGCGACCTTTCATTTGAGGTACGCCCGTTCAACAAAATAGATGCGCTGGTTCTGTGCCAGCTTTCTTACCTTAACTTTTCCGGCATTATACCCGAACAATTTAACGGCGGCATTACGCTGGGGGAAGCTGCCCGTATCTATGCCGCCGATTCTACACGTGGAACCCCCGAAGAGTTCGGTGTGTTTATCAACCCGCTCACCGCCGATTTGCTTAAAGCCGCTGCGGAAACGGAGCGCTTCGGTTCCATCCTTTTAAAGGGGTTTGTAAACGAGGTGAACCGAACTACAAATAAGCAATTTGCAGCCCTGACTGCCGTCCTTCCGACAGGCGATGTGTGTATCGTGTATCGGGGGACGGACGATTCGCTTATCGGCTGGAAAGAAGATTGCCTGCTCTGTTTGCAGGATGCCGTTCCGTCGCATTCCGCAGCGGTGCAATACCTTTCGGCGGCGGCATCTGCCGTTGCGTGCGGCGCCGAAAAGCTCTCTATTGCGGGACATTCCAAAGGCGGCAACCTTGCGCTCTATGCAGCGGGAAGCGCCGCCGCTTCGATACGGGAGCGGATTGAGCGGATATTCTGCTTTGACGGCCCCGGTTTCGCCTTTGATATCAAACAGTGGGACGGATTTCAGGCAATTTTGCCCAAAACCGCTTCTTTTATCCCGCAGTCTTCCGTTGTCGGCGTTTTGCTTTCGTATTTTCCTTATTATACGGTTATCGAAAGTTCCGAAGCAAATACGCTTTGGCAGCATGATGCGTTTTCTTGGCAAATTAAGCGGGATGAATTCGTAACACATCAGGAAGGCCGTACCAAGGAAAGCTATTTTGCGGAAAAAGCCGTACAAACATGGCTTTCCCGTCTTGATGATACGGAACGGAAGGAATTTATTACCACGCTGTTTGAAGTGATGTTCGGCACCGGAGCGGAAACGCTTAGCGAATTAACCGCCAACGGACTTGCCCATTCGCTGCATATTTTGCAAGAGCTTCACACGGTAGATTCCGAGCGGCGCAAAGAACTCTTCGCCGTCATTAAATCCTTCTTCGGAGCCGTTTACACGCATTTTCCCTATCCGTAG
- a CDS encoding ParB/RepB/Spo0J family partition protein, with translation MLASAAQAAGTQAPTAGSAPVELDPALLKPNPYQPRRTFNEESLQELAASIKEHGIIQPIIAEKDGENYYIIAGERRTRAALLAGLTRVPVIFREFENSKKLEIALIENIQRENLNPIEEAKAYQEIMQLSNLNQEETAKRVGKSRSAVANAMRLLQLPDRMQTALEKGAITAGHARAILSLINPADQTLLFTRITEHALSVREAEMQAAQLKSGSRTGQKKTEPQQAKQPDADDAQLAVKDIEQQFIDALGTKVEIKGNLEKGIVYISYFSQADLDALYNKIAAK, from the coding sequence ATGCTGGCATCCGCTGCACAAGCGGCCGGTACGCAAGCGCCTACCGCCGGTTCCGCGCCGGTTGAACTTGACCCCGCGCTGCTCAAACCTAATCCGTATCAGCCCCGCCGTACTTTTAACGAGGAAAGCTTGCAGGAGCTTGCCGCTTCAATTAAAGAGCACGGTATTATTCAGCCGATTATTGCGGAAAAAGACGGCGAAAACTATTACATTATTGCCGGGGAGCGGAGAACGAGGGCGGCGCTTTTAGCGGGGCTTACGCGGGTGCCGGTTATCTTCCGCGAATTTGAAAACAGCAAAAAACTTGAAATTGCGCTTATCGAAAATATCCAGCGGGAAAATCTCAACCCGATTGAAGAAGCCAAGGCGTATCAGGAAATTATGCAGCTGTCCAACCTCAATCAAGAGGAAACCGCCAAGAGGGTAGGGAAGAGCAGGTCGGCGGTTGCCAATGCGATGCGGCTTTTACAGCTGCCCGACCGGATGCAGACAGCGCTTGAAAAAGGCGCCATCACCGCCGGCCATGCACGGGCAATCCTTTCGCTTATCAATCCGGCGGATCAAACCCTGCTGTTTACCCGCATTACGGAGCACGCGCTTTCCGTGCGGGAGGCTGAAATGCAGGCGGCTCAGCTGAAAAGCGGCAGTCGTACGGGTCAGAAAAAAACGGAGCCGCAGCAGGCAAAACAGCCGGACGCGGATGACGCGCAGCTTGCGGTCAAGGATATTGAGCAGCAGTTTATCGATGCGCTCGGCACAAAGGTTGAAATTAAAGGCAATCTTGAAAAAGGCATTGTGTATATTTCGTATTTTTCACAGGCCGACCTTGATGCGCTCTATAACAAGATTGCCGCAAAATAA
- a CDS encoding ParA family protein, whose product MGKSIVFVNQKGGVGKTTSAVNIGAYFAQAGKKTLLVDFDPQGNMSSGVGIAKKQPSIYDAIAGKIPIQKTVQPTAVKDLYAIPADINLSGATIELVDQQAREFFLRDNLALLKDEYEYILIDCPPSLGILTLNGLAAADEVFIPLQCEYFALEGLSLLLQTVKKVQEKINPHLKIGGIFFTMYDSRTKLAQEVVQQVTAYFKDRVCSTIIPRNVRLSEAPSHGLPICKYDASCIGARSYEKLAQEVLDRA is encoded by the coding sequence ATGGGGAAAAGCATCGTTTTTGTTAATCAAAAAGGCGGGGTAGGAAAGACCACGTCTGCCGTTAATATCGGCGCATATTTTGCACAGGCAGGAAAGAAAACGCTGCTTGTCGATTTTGATCCGCAGGGAAATATGTCGTCCGGCGTGGGAATTGCAAAAAAGCAGCCGAGTATTTATGATGCGATTGCTGGAAAAATTCCTATCCAAAAAACCGTCCAACCGACGGCGGTTAAAGACCTGTATGCGATCCCCGCCGATATTAATCTATCGGGCGCTACCATCGAATTGGTCGATCAGCAAGCCCGTGAATTTTTTCTCCGCGACAACCTTGCCCTTCTGAAAGACGAATATGAATATATTTTAATTGACTGCCCTCCGTCGTTGGGAATTTTAACGCTGAACGGACTTGCCGCTGCGGATGAGGTGTTTATTCCGCTGCAGTGCGAATATTTTGCCCTTGAAGGGCTCTCGCTTCTTCTGCAAACCGTTAAAAAAGTGCAGGAAAAGATTAACCCCCATCTTAAAATCGGCGGTATCTTTTTTACGATGTACGATTCCCGGACAAAGCTGGCGCAGGAAGTTGTGCAGCAGGTTACCGCCTATTTTAAAGACCGCGTATGCAGCACGATTATTCCGCGTAACGTCCGCCTTTCCGAAGCTCCCTCCCATGGGCTGCCCATCTGTAAGTACGATGCCTCCTGTATCGGCGCCCGCAGCTATGAAAAACTCGCTCAGGAGGTGCTTGACCGTGCCTAA
- the lon gene encoding endopeptidase La has protein sequence MTIFEAMNSDTSKTLDTPNEADTSTPKGEKAVIPIEELLPKKINLIPLNGRPIYPGIFTPLLLNDADDIRSVEEAYGSTGFIGLSLLKNETEEPGASDVYQIGAAARIIKKINLPDGGINILISTLKRFKIRKIVNEKKPIVVAVQYLEDEEEDTVEVKALLRGLIGEMKELSENNPLFTEEMRLNIVNIDHPGKIADFTASILNIPKEDQQKILETVNVRERMEKVFVHIKKEKELLDVQRKIQADLNTRIEKNQREYFLHEELKSIKKELGLSFEPKDADEEKFRKLIDSFHFEGEVKETIEAEFEKFKFLEPNSPEYIVGRNYLETALTLPWNPPEPEAYNIDEAKKVLDADHYGLEDVKKRIIEYLAVRKLKNDTKGSIILLVGPPGVGKTSVGKSIARAMNKPFFRFSVGGMRDEAEIKGHRRTYIGAMPGKILQGLKIVKTKAPVFMIDEIDKMGQSYQGDPSSALLEVLDPEQNVSFRDHYLDLPFDLSHIVFVLTANTLDSIPRPLLDRAEVIQLAGYIDAGKVEIAKNYLLPKSLEKNGLKKTQVKYSKQILLHIANGYAREAGVRNFEKNLDKLHRKIAVELVTGERSEKDVFAPDTAEIEKMLGKPIFRDDDIKYAKVPGTAIGLAWTSMGGDTLLIEALSNKGKGQFRLTGQMGNVMKESASIAWTWVRHFADAHGITSVKWFETHVIHLHIPEGATPKDGPSAGITMTVALLSLLSGKVIKPKLAMTGELSLTGQGLPIGGLKEKTIAARRNGIKEIIIPAANIRDLEKIPEHVKKGIQFHPVTTMEEVIQRSFAHPF, from the coding sequence ATGACGATATTTGAAGCTATGAATTCAGATACTTCAAAGACTTTAGATACGCCGAACGAGGCGGATACATCAACTCCGAAAGGAGAAAAAGCGGTTATTCCGATTGAAGAACTTTTACCTAAAAAAATCAATCTTATTCCGCTGAATGGCCGGCCTATTTATCCGGGAATTTTTACCCCGTTGTTGCTCAACGATGCCGACGATATCCGTTCCGTCGAAGAAGCGTACGGCAGCACCGGTTTTATCGGCCTCTCGCTTTTAAAAAACGAGACGGAAGAGCCGGGTGCATCCGATGTGTATCAAATCGGAGCAGCTGCCCGGATTATCAAAAAAATCAATCTGCCTGACGGCGGTATCAATATTCTTATTTCAACCTTAAAGCGGTTTAAAATCCGCAAGATCGTCAACGAGAAGAAACCGATTGTCGTAGCGGTTCAATACCTTGAGGATGAGGAAGAAGATACGGTTGAAGTTAAGGCGCTGCTCCGCGGACTTATCGGAGAGATGAAAGAGCTTTCCGAAAACAATCCGCTTTTTACGGAAGAGATGCGGCTCAACATCGTCAACATCGATCATCCGGGTAAAATTGCAGACTTTACCGCCAGCATTTTAAATATTCCGAAAGAGGATCAGCAGAAGATATTGGAGACCGTTAACGTCCGCGAGCGGATGGAAAAAGTCTTTGTGCATATCAAAAAAGAAAAGGAACTGCTGGATGTCCAACGGAAGATTCAGGCGGATCTGAATACGCGAATTGAAAAAAATCAGCGCGAATACTTCCTGCATGAAGAACTCAAAAGCATCAAAAAAGAGCTGGGCTTGAGTTTCGAGCCTAAGGATGCCGACGAGGAGAAATTCCGCAAGCTGATCGATTCGTTTCATTTTGAAGGTGAAGTAAAAGAGACGATAGAAGCGGAGTTTGAAAAATTCAAGTTCCTTGAACCCAATTCGCCCGAATACATTGTCGGCCGGAATTACCTTGAAACGGCGCTGACTCTCCCGTGGAATCCCCCCGAACCGGAAGCGTATAATATAGATGAAGCAAAAAAGGTTTTGGACGCGGATCACTACGGGTTGGAGGATGTAAAAAAGCGGATTATCGAATACCTTGCGGTACGGAAACTGAAAAACGATACGAAGGGGTCGATTATTTTGCTGGTAGGACCGCCCGGCGTCGGGAAAACGAGCGTCGGCAAATCGATCGCCCGCGCGATGAATAAACCGTTTTTCCGGTTTTCGGTAGGCGGTATGCGGGATGAGGCTGAAATTAAAGGACACCGCAGAACGTATATCGGTGCAATGCCCGGCAAAATTCTGCAAGGGCTAAAAATCGTTAAAACGAAGGCGCCGGTCTTTATGATCGACGAGATCGATAAAATGGGGCAAAGCTATCAGGGCGACCCCTCCAGCGCCTTGCTGGAGGTGCTTGACCCGGAACAGAACGTGTCGTTCCGCGACCACTACCTCGATCTGCCGTTCGACCTGTCTCATATCGTGTTTGTGCTGACGGCGAACACGCTCGACAGCATTCCGCGGCCGCTGCTCGACCGTGCAGAAGTTATCCAACTTGCCGGATACATCGATGCGGGAAAGGTTGAAATTGCAAAGAACTACCTGTTGCCGAAAAGCCTTGAGAAAAACGGCTTAAAGAAAACGCAGGTAAAATATTCCAAGCAGATATTGCTGCATATTGCGAACGGGTACGCACGGGAGGCGGGGGTACGCAACTTTGAAAAGAACCTCGATAAGCTCCACCGGAAAATTGCCGTCGAGCTGGTTACCGGCGAGCGCAGCGAAAAAGACGTGTTTGCACCCGACACCGCCGAAATCGAAAAGATGCTCGGCAAGCCCATCTTCCGCGACGACGATATCAAATATGCGAAAGTTCCCGGTACGGCGATCGGGCTTGCATGGACGAGCATGGGCGGCGATACCCTGTTGATAGAAGCACTGTCGAATAAGGGCAAGGGGCAATTCCGTCTGACCGGTCAGATGGGTAATGTGATGAAGGAATCAGCCTCGATTGCATGGACATGGGTGCGGCACTTTGCCGACGCTCACGGCATCACAAGCGTCAAATGGTTTGAGACTCACGTTATCCACCTGCATATCCCGGAAGGCGCAACCCCAAAAGACGGCCCCTCCGCCGGTATCACGATGACGGTTGCGCTGCTTTCGCTGCTGTCCGGTAAGGTGATTAAGCCTAAGCTTGCGATGACGGGAGAGCTTTCGCTGACCGGTCAGGGGCTCCCGATCGGCGGCTTAAAAGAAAAAACCATCGCCGCCCGCCGCAACGGCATCAAGGAGATTATCATTCCCGCCGCGAATATCCGCGACCTCGAAAAAATACCCGAGCACGTAAAAAAAGGCATTCAGTTCCATCCCGTTACGACGATGGAAGAGGTGATACAACGCTCATTTGCCCACCCCTTTTGA
- the recR gene encoding recombination mediator RecR: MNALEDLIDNLCRLPGIGKKSAARLAYHILKQEPLYAHRLADSLYNLHDSIKPCPICGAFTDQDVCTICSDPGRDGSCICVVEQPQDVYTLMSMGEYRGLFHVLGGVIAPLEGIGPEQLRIASLVKRIGSGTAVKEVILATNPTIEGDTTALYIQKVLRDFPVEVTRLASGLPVGGDLEYTDKLTLMRSFKGRIKI; the protein is encoded by the coding sequence ATGAATGCGCTCGAAGATCTTATCGATAATTTATGCCGGCTGCCGGGTATCGGAAAAAAAAGCGCCGCCCGGCTCGCATATCATATTCTTAAACAAGAGCCGCTCTATGCGCATCGGTTGGCGGATAGTTTGTATAATTTGCACGATAGTATCAAGCCGTGCCCGATATGCGGGGCTTTTACCGATCAGGACGTGTGCACTATCTGCAGCGACCCCGGACGGGACGGCTCCTGTATCTGCGTAGTTGAGCAGCCGCAAGATGTCTATACGTTAATGAGCATGGGGGAGTACCGCGGGCTTTTTCACGTGCTTGGCGGCGTTATCGCACCGCTCGAAGGCATCGGGCCGGAACAGCTCCGTATCGCAAGCCTCGTCAAGCGCATCGGCAGCGGCACGGCGGTAAAAGAAGTAATTCTTGCAACCAATCCGACTATTGAAGGGGATACCACAGCTCTCTATATCCAAAAAGTACTGCGTGATTTTCCCGTCGAAGTTACCCGCCTCGCGTCCGGGCTACCGGTCGGCGGCGATTTGGAATACACCGATAAACTGACGCTGATGCGCAGCTTTAAAGGCAGGATTAAGATTTAA
- a CDS encoding YbaB/EbfC family nucleoid-associated protein produces the protein MNINPFELMKNAKDLQAHFGKMQEEIAALRVQGVSGGGLVKVTLSGTFDMIKIELDPIAVDNRDIQMLQDLIRSAHTDAVEKIKETLKEKVGPLAALAGGMPS, from the coding sequence ATGAACATAAATCCGTTTGAATTAATGAAAAATGCAAAAGACTTACAGGCTCATTTCGGTAAAATGCAAGAAGAAATAGCGGCGCTTCGCGTACAGGGCGTTTCAGGCGGCGGCTTGGTTAAGGTAACGCTGAGCGGAACCTTCGATATGATAAAAATCGAATTGGATCCCATCGCTGTCGATAACCGCGATATACAGATGCTGCAAGACCTTATCCGCTCCGCCCACACCGATGCGGTGGAGAAAATTAAGGAAACGCTGAAAGAAAAGGTGGGGCCGCTCGCCGCGCTTGCGGGAGGAATGCCGTCGTAA
- a CDS encoding DNA polymerase III subunit gamma/tau: MQQIRRPIAENQSPAENRTPPPPRIQNIDELKEALMQQLQIEHTMLATALGKTLNWNERDGVLYMSVHTPFEVQQLQREKNILTVKTSALYGKELKIQITLAQEEKVQKAPIPARVEMVLRNIKGSIVDIQKKAVEEEPEEEE, from the coding sequence GTGCAGCAGATACGACGTCCTATAGCTGAAAATCAGTCTCCGGCGGAGAACCGAACCCCGCCGCCGCCCCGCATACAAAACATCGATGAGCTCAAAGAGGCTCTTATGCAGCAGCTGCAGATAGAACACACGATGCTTGCGACGGCGCTCGGTAAGACGCTGAACTGGAACGAACGGGACGGTGTGCTGTATATGTCCGTGCATACGCCTTTTGAAGTGCAGCAGCTGCAGCGGGAAAAAAACATCCTGACTGTAAAGACATCGGCACTCTACGGCAAGGAGTTGAAAATACAAATAACGCTTGCCCAAGAAGAGAAGGTACAAAAAGCACCGATACCCGCACGAGTGGAGATGGTGCTGCGTAATATCAAGGGCAGTATTGTCGACATACAAAAAAAAGCGGTTGAAGAAGAACCGGAGGAAGAAGAATGA
- the dnaX gene encoding DNA polymerase III subunit gamma/tau: MEYQVTATRRRPQRFEDLLGQDFVAATLQKSIEAGKIAHAYLFSGPRGCGKTSSARILAKALNCETGTVATPCGVCTSCREITAGSSIDVIEIDGASNTSVNDVRQIKDEILFPPNTSRYKIYIIDEVHMLSTSAFNALLKTIEEPPPYVIFIFATTELHKVPATIKSRCQHFNFKLVDVEVLKQALAEAAAELHIEADDEALYWIAREATGSVRDCYTLFDQVAAFSDGHITFEKIQHTLGLTGTDSIGALLTACVKKDAAAALLTLDTILQNGVSTEQFTVDCTNYIRSLLLIRQGITKEALIGQRVERFPQEILTGWDSQQLERALYLFLQLFRDLRFSLNPRYELELTVSRLAWLSDYVSPKELKEAFDAAQALLAGVPPAAQTANRALPGSGMPQKGGADSPFLRPAASLR, translated from the coding sequence ATGGAGTACCAAGTAACTGCGACACGGCGCAGGCCTCAGCGGTTTGAAGATTTATTAGGGCAGGATTTTGTTGCGGCAACGCTGCAAAAATCCATTGAAGCGGGAAAAATAGCCCATGCGTATCTTTTTTCGGGGCCGCGCGGATGCGGTAAAACCAGTTCGGCTCGTATCTTAGCAAAAGCGCTCAACTGTGAAACGGGAACCGTCGCTACTCCCTGCGGGGTTTGTACCTCTTGCCGCGAAATTACGGCCGGTTCTAGTATCGATGTTATCGAAATAGACGGCGCATCGAATACGAGCGTCAACGATGTGCGGCAAATCAAGGACGAAATTCTCTTTCCGCCCAATACCAGCCGGTATAAGATTTACATTATCGACGAAGTGCACATGCTTTCTACAAGCGCTTTTAATGCCTTGCTTAAAACGATTGAAGAGCCGCCTCCTTACGTTATCTTTATTTTTGCGACAACCGAATTGCATAAGGTGCCGGCAACCATCAAAAGCCGCTGCCAGCACTTCAACTTTAAATTGGTCGATGTCGAAGTTCTTAAACAGGCCTTAGCGGAGGCTGCGGCGGAGCTGCATATCGAGGCTGACGACGAAGCGCTGTATTGGATTGCGCGGGAAGCTACCGGAAGCGTACGCGACTGTTACACGCTGTTCGATCAGGTCGCGGCCTTTTCTGACGGGCATATTACCTTTGAAAAAATACAGCATACACTCGGTTTAACCGGTACCGATTCGATCGGCGCGCTGCTGACTGCCTGCGTTAAAAAAGATGCCGCCGCTGCGCTGCTTACCCTTGACACTATTCTGCAAAACGGCGTTTCTACCGAACAATTCACCGTAGACTGTACCAACTATATCCGCAGTCTGTTGCTGATACGGCAGGGCATTACAAAAGAAGCTTTGATCGGGCAGCGTGTCGAGCGGTTTCCTCAGGAAATACTCACCGGTTGGGATTCGCAGCAGCTTGAGCGTGCACTGTATCTTTTTTTGCAGCTTTTCAGAGATCTCCGCTTTTCGCTTAATCCGCGCTATGAGCTGGAATTGACGGTTTCCCGCCTCGCATGGCTTTCCGACTATGTTTCGCCCAAGGAACTGAAAGAAGCCTTTGATGCGGCTCAAGCGCTGCTTGCGGGCGTACCGCCGGCAGCTCAAACGGCAAACAGAGCTCTGCCCGGCAGCGGTATGCCGCAAAAAGGCGGGGCTGACTCCCCTTTTTTAAGACCGGCGGCTTCTCTTCGCTGA